A genomic stretch from candidate division WOR-3 bacterium includes:
- the dprA gene encoding DNA-protecting protein DprA, translated as MNDELLDLLTLLSIEKLTEKKLFILFKRFNSPEKIRNAEIEELSALVGSEIAKKIKLKQVDDRIKKRYDTVRKTGAMIVPYYSPAYPSWLKKIEYFPPILFIRGEIKIEDELSIAVIGTRGATVYGKTIAENFAAEFVKAGITVVSGMARGIDTAAHRSALKNGGRTIAVLGCGINICYPPENKRLMEEIIENGAVISEFNLDTPPLAHNFPKRNRIVSGLSKAVVAIEAKEKSGVMNTVNWALDQNKDVFAIPGNIYSKASSGTNRLIKEGAIPVTSAAEVLESLGIKHPKTDKTKKDIILTDVEKRIWENLSSDPIYLDTLSERLNQPTGSILNVLLSLEIKGVVEQLPGMMFVKKFDYFD; from the coding sequence ATGAATGATGAACTCCTTGATTTATTGACCCTGTTGTCAATCGAAAAGCTCACGGAAAAAAAACTCTTTATTCTGTTTAAAAGATTCAACAGCCCTGAAAAGATAAGAAACGCAGAAATAGAAGAACTCAGTGCACTCGTCGGCTCCGAGATCGCGAAAAAGATTAAACTGAAACAGGTGGACGACAGGATCAAGAAAAGATATGATACTGTAAGAAAAACGGGCGCCATGATAGTTCCTTATTATTCTCCTGCATACCCTTCCTGGTTGAAGAAGATTGAATACTTCCCTCCGATTCTCTTTATCCGGGGTGAGATAAAAATAGAAGACGAACTGTCGATCGCCGTAATAGGAACCCGCGGTGCAACGGTTTACGGTAAGACCATTGCTGAAAATTTTGCGGCGGAATTCGTCAAAGCCGGAATCACCGTAGTAAGCGGTATGGCACGGGGGATTGACACCGCCGCCCACAGATCGGCATTAAAAAACGGCGGTAGAACCATCGCGGTGCTGGGCTGCGGCATCAACATCTGTTATCCTCCTGAAAATAAAAGATTAATGGAAGAAATAATCGAAAACGGTGCGGTGATTTCAGAATTCAACCTCGATACCCCTCCCCTCGCCCACAATTTTCCGAAACGCAACCGCATCGTGTCCGGGCTGTCAAAAGCCGTGGTAGCCATAGAGGCGAAAGAAAAATCCGGTGTTATGAATACGGTGAACTGGGCGCTGGATCAGAACAAGGACGTCTTCGCCATTCCGGGCAACATCTATTCAAAGGCGTCAAGTGGAACCAATCGTCTGATAAAAGAAGGCGCCATTCCTGTAACCTCTGCCGCTGAAGTGCTGGAATCCCTGGGCATCAAACATCCAAAAACAGATAAGACAAAAAAAGATATCATCCTGACCGATGTAGAAAAAAGAATCTGGGAGAATTTGTCGTCTGATCCGATATACCTCGACACCCTGTCGGAAAGACTCAATCAACCTACGGGGTCAATTCTCAATGTCCTGCTCTCCCTGGAGATAAAAGGGGTGGTCGAGCAACTACCAGGAATGATGTTCGTAAAAAAATTCGATTATTTTGATTGA
- a CDS encoding HEAT repeat domain-containing protein, giving the protein MKIRFKQDKKTILKLLETSGIKRRLRILDRLNGVNEKDSINILLKVLEDNSWVMREKAAYKLAEYGNRVVQRLIRLLKRGFWYTRAAACLTLGEIGNIKALEAIVTLILDDDNPTVIKEASSALLKLARKEPVLFADGLKNLSLIQEKKKEILKIIEDAEPELYTVIMKELENE; this is encoded by the coding sequence ATGAAGATCCGATTCAAGCAGGACAAAAAAACCATCCTTAAATTACTCGAAACATCGGGGATAAAAAGACGACTGAGGATACTGGATCGATTGAATGGAGTCAATGAAAAAGACAGTATAAACATACTCTTGAAAGTACTGGAAGATAATTCATGGGTGATGCGTGAAAAGGCGGCTTATAAATTAGCTGAATATGGAAACAGGGTGGTCCAGCGTTTAATCAGGCTCCTCAAACGCGGTTTCTGGTATACCCGTGCTGCAGCATGCTTGACTCTGGGAGAGATCGGTAACATCAAAGCACTGGAAGCAATCGTCACCCTCATATTGGACGACGACAATCCCACAGTGATAAAAGAGGCATCATCGGCATTATTGAAACTGGCAAGAAAAGAACCGGTTCTCTTCGCCGACGGACTGAAAAATCTATCCCTGATACAGGAAAAGAAGAAAGAAATATTAAAAATAATAGAAGATGCCGAACCAGAGCTCTACACCGTTATTATGAAAGAGTTGGAAAATGAATGA
- the obgE gene encoding GTPase ObgE → MKFIDEAKIFVTAGKGGNGCISFRREKFVPRGGPDGGDGGAGGSVYLIGKKELGTLYDLRIKPHYRAGRGSHGKGKNMSGKAGKDVLIPVPLGVVVYHGKKVLGEILFDNQKLLIAKGGKGGRGNRHFVTATNQTPRCAEPGAEGEKRTIKLVLKLISDIGLVGFPNAGKSTLLRAMTDANPRIGDYPFTTLAPNLGVIKNNYKNIVIADMPGIIEGAHAGKGLGHQFLRHIERTKKLLLIIDITSSDPLYQYNSLLTEFRKYSRALLRKERIVIFNKIDLVDMIPDYKLKEEIFYISALKGTGVKELIEFINR, encoded by the coding sequence ATGAAATTCATCGATGAAGCGAAAATTTTTGTCACCGCGGGCAAAGGCGGCAATGGATGCATATCATTCCGTCGGGAAAAATTCGTTCCCAGAGGCGGACCAGACGGCGGAGACGGCGGCGCAGGCGGCTCAGTATATCTCATCGGTAAAAAAGAGCTGGGGACATTATACGATCTGCGTATAAAGCCGCACTACCGCGCCGGACGTGGAAGCCACGGGAAAGGAAAAAATATGTCGGGCAAGGCGGGAAAAGACGTCCTCATCCCGGTTCCCCTAGGAGTCGTCGTTTACCACGGGAAAAAAGTACTCGGCGAAATTCTCTTTGACAACCAGAAATTACTCATTGCAAAAGGCGGAAAAGGCGGTCGTGGTAACCGCCACTTTGTCACGGCGACGAACCAGACGCCGCGCTGCGCCGAACCGGGAGCTGAAGGTGAAAAAAGAACAATAAAACTCGTCCTGAAATTGATTTCAGACATCGGCCTGGTCGGTTTCCCGAATGCCGGAAAATCAACTTTATTGAGAGCCATGACCGACGCCAACCCGAGAATCGGCGATTATCCTTTTACAACCCTTGCTCCCAATTTAGGCGTAATCAAAAACAACTACAAGAATATCGTAATCGCCGACATGCCCGGTATTATCGAAGGAGCCCACGCGGGAAAAGGTCTGGGACATCAATTTCTCCGTCACATCGAACGTACGAAAAAATTGCTCTTGATAATCGACATCACATCTTCAGACCCCTTGTATCAATATAACTCTTTGCTGACCGAGTTCAGAAAATATAGTAGAGCACTGTTGAGAAAAGAACGGATTGTCATCTTTAATAAAATTGATCTTGTGGATATGATACCGGATTACAAATTAAAGGAAGAAATTTTTTACATCTCGGCGTTGAAAGGTACAGGTGTAAAAGAGCTGATTGAATTTATAAACAGATGA
- a CDS encoding pantetheine-phosphate adenylyltransferase, whose product MKKKIKSNVKKAIYAGTFDPITFGHIDVVNRAVKIFDKVIIGVSAGPKKTLFTQKERVELVKAVFKNHKKIEVAGFSSLLVDFARKIGATTIIRGIRAVSDFDYELQLTLMNRKLASRIETIFLMPSEKYIFISSSLAKEIASLGGDVSQIVPEIVAKTLIRKLKK is encoded by the coding sequence ATGAAGAAAAAAATAAAAAGCAACGTAAAAAAAGCAATATATGCAGGAACCTTCGACCCGATAACATTCGGTCATATCGATGTCGTCAACCGGGCGGTTAAGATTTTCGATAAGGTAATCATCGGAGTAAGCGCCGGTCCTAAAAAGACACTCTTCACCCAGAAAGAACGGGTTGAATTGGTGAAAGCAGTATTCAAAAACCACAAAAAGATTGAAGTTGCAGGATTCTCTTCCCTTCTGGTGGACTTCGCTCGAAAAATCGGAGCAACGACCATTATCAGGGGGATAAGAGCGGTTTCAGACTTTGACTATGAACTCCAATTGACCTTGATGAATCGTAAGTTAGCCTCCAGGATTGAAACGATATTCTTGATGCCCTCGGAAAAATACATCTTCATAAGTTCCTCCCTGGCAAAAGAAATTGCTTCGCTGGGAGGCGATGTCTCACAAATTGTGCCGGAAATCGTGGCGAAAACCCTTATAAGGAAATTGAAAAAATAA
- a CDS encoding adenosylhomocysteinase — MRFNIKDKKLAPQGNKRIEWAESKMPVLRLIRKRFKKQKPLKNRRIGCCLHVTTETANLIRTLKAGGAHVFLTASNPLSTQDDVAAALAMDGIGVFARNGESRSEYYHNMAQVLKNKPEVLIDDGADLISTVHKKKIEGVLGGTEETTTGVIRLKQMERDKVLRFPIIAVNDSLTKHLFDNRYGTGQSTIDGILRATNILISGSTFVVAGYGWCGRGLAMRAKGHGAHVVVTEVDPVKALEAQMDGYAVMPMIEAARIGDVFITVTGDINVIRKEHMLKMKDGAIIGNSGHFDVEIDKKALKKLAKKRRRVREFCEEYTLRNGKRIYLLSEGRLVNLAAAEGHPAMVMDMSFANQALAVEYIFKHPKLEKKVYNLPLRIDERIARLKLKSMGIKIDQLTPEQKRYLSSWEIGT, encoded by the coding sequence ATGAGATTTAATATCAAGGATAAAAAACTTGCACCACAGGGCAATAAAAGAATCGAATGGGCTGAATCAAAGATGCCTGTGCTGCGTTTGATTCGAAAAAGATTCAAAAAACAGAAACCTTTAAAGAATCGTCGTATCGGCTGTTGCCTTCATGTTACGACGGAAACCGCAAATTTAATCAGAACATTGAAAGCCGGCGGCGCCCATGTTTTTCTGACCGCATCAAATCCTCTTTCAACACAGGATGATGTCGCCGCGGCTCTGGCAATGGATGGTATCGGAGTTTTCGCCCGCAACGGCGAGTCACGGAGTGAATATTATCATAATATGGCACAGGTGCTCAAGAATAAACCTGAGGTGCTTATTGACGACGGAGCGGATTTGATCTCAACCGTCCACAAGAAGAAAATAGAAGGGGTGCTTGGAGGAACCGAGGAGACGACGACCGGCGTCATAAGATTGAAGCAGATGGAAAGGGATAAAGTACTGCGGTTTCCGATAATCGCGGTTAATGATTCTTTAACAAAACATCTTTTCGACAACCGCTATGGCACGGGTCAATCAACAATCGACGGTATCTTGAGAGCAACGAATATTCTGATCAGTGGAAGCACCTTTGTGGTCGCCGGATATGGATGGTGCGGCAGAGGTCTTGCAATGAGGGCGAAAGGACACGGTGCCCATGTGGTTGTGACCGAAGTTGACCCGGTTAAAGCGCTTGAGGCGCAGATGGACGGTTATGCGGTGATGCCGATGATTGAAGCCGCCCGCATCGGCGACGTTTTCATTACGGTAACCGGTGATATCAACGTAATACGAAAAGAGCATATGCTCAAGATGAAGGACGGTGCCATAATCGGCAATTCAGGACACTTTGATGTTGAGATCGACAAAAAGGCGCTGAAAAAATTGGCTAAAAAAAGACGGCGGGTTCGGGAGTTCTGTGAGGAGTATACCTTAAGGAACGGTAAGAGGATTTATCTGCTTTCTGAAGGACGGTTGGTGAATCTGGCGGCTGCAGAGGGACATCCCGCAATGGTTATGGATATGTCGTTCGCCAACCAGGCGTTGGCGGTCGAATACATCTTTAAACATCCGAAACTCGAAAAAAAAGTTTATAATCTTCCTTTACGTATTGATGAGCGGATAGCGCGTCTTAAACTGAAATCAATGGGGATCAAGATTGATCAGCTGACGCCGGAACAGAAGCGGTATTTATCGTCCTGGGAAATAGGTACATAA
- the rsmD gene encoding 16S rRNA (guanine(966)-N(2))-methyltransferase RsmD gives MKIVGGLKKGRTLKAAKKGFRPTRALVREAIFNIIQNKIPESEVLDIFAGSGALGLEALSRGAKTCIFIERQPKTLIKNINTLSLKKNTKIIGKDFRAALRKIREKKFDVIFLDPPYRKKYLETTLNLIVKYTLLKTEGVIVAEHSSDEEIIFPEQLSILKRRHYGNTAVTFFEKQVDKEKINTE, from the coding sequence ATGAAAATTGTTGGAGGTCTGAAAAAAGGTAGAACCTTAAAAGCAGCAAAAAAAGGATTCAGGCCGACCAGGGCTTTAGTTCGCGAGGCGATATTTAATATTATTCAAAACAAAATACCGGAAAGTGAAGTATTGGATATATTTGCAGGGAGCGGCGCTCTGGGATTGGAAGCATTGTCTCGGGGCGCAAAAACCTGCATCTTCATCGAACGGCAACCTAAAACACTGATCAAGAACATCAACACTCTTTCTTTAAAAAAGAATACAAAGATCATCGGCAAAGACTTCCGGGCGGCGCTCAGAAAAATCCGAGAAAAAAAATTCGACGTAATTTTCCTCGACCCGCCCTACAGAAAAAAATATCTCGAGACGACACTCAATCTGATCGTGAAGTATACACTGCTTAAAACCGAAGGAGTAATAGTGGCAGAGCACTCTTCTGATGAAGAGATAATCTTTCCGGAACAACTTTCCATCTTGAAAAGAAGACACTACGGCAACACCGCAGTCACCTTTTTCGAAAAACAGGTGGACAAAGAAAAGATAAACACAGAATGA
- a CDS encoding methionine adenosyltransferase: protein MARYFITAESVTEGHPDKICDQVSDAVLDAILEKDPFGRVALETLATRGLIFVSGEISTNCYVSIADIVRSLLYEIGYTDTDMGIDAETCSVITAIQEQSKDIAMGVDIGGAGDQGMMYGYATNETPELMPLPIILAHKVVRQLSEIRKANVVDYLHPDGKTQITVEYEDRKPLRIHTIILSAQHHVDVSNEKLHADLKKYVIEKIVPGELLDDRTKILINPTGRFVIGGPQGDTGLTGRKIMVDTYGGIGHHGGGCFSGKDPTKVDRSASYMARYVAKNLVAADVCEKVEVSLSYAIGVADPIAISVNTFGTSKIDESKIVAILKKLFDFTPQGIIDKLKLRRPIYRRTACYGHFGREEEGFTWEICDMAEAIKREAGIG, encoded by the coding sequence ATGGCGCGATATTTTATAACTGCTGAATCAGTTACTGAAGGGCATCCTGATAAAATCTGTGATCAGGTATCAGATGCAGTGCTCGATGCAATCCTGGAAAAAGACCCGTTCGGTCGTGTGGCGCTGGAGACACTCGCGACAAGAGGGTTGATTTTTGTCTCGGGAGAGATTTCAACAAATTGTTATGTAAGTATCGCTGATATTGTACGTTCTCTTTTATATGAGATCGGTTATACGGATACGGATATGGGCATTGATGCCGAGACCTGTTCGGTGATCACCGCCATCCAGGAACAATCCAAGGACATTGCAATGGGGGTCGACATCGGCGGTGCCGGGGATCAGGGGATGATGTACGGCTATGCGACGAACGAGACGCCGGAACTGATGCCTTTACCGATAATCCTCGCCCATAAAGTCGTCCGTCAGCTGAGTGAAATAAGGAAGGCGAATGTCGTTGATTATCTCCATCCGGACGGTAAAACCCAGATAACGGTTGAGTATGAAGACCGAAAACCACTGAGAATCCACACGATAATTTTATCTGCCCAACATCATGTGGACGTGAGCAATGAGAAACTTCATGCGGATTTGAAAAAGTACGTTATTGAAAAGATTGTTCCCGGAGAATTGCTCGATGACCGGACAAAGATTTTGATAAATCCGACGGGAAGGTTTGTTATCGGCGGTCCTCAGGGAGATACAGGACTCACCGGCAGAAAGATTATGGTCGACACCTATGGTGGTATCGGACATCACGGTGGCGGCTGCTTTTCTGGTAAGGACCCGACCAAGGTGGACCGTTCGGCTTCTTATATGGCACGTTATGTTGCGAAGAACCTCGTCGCCGCCGATGTGTGCGAAAAGGTTGAGGTCTCGCTCTCTTACGCCATCGGTGTCGCCGATCCGATTGCAATTTCAGTGAATACTTTCGGTACCTCAAAGATCGACGAATCAAAGATCGTTGCAATTTTGAAGAAGCTCTTTGACTTCACTCCCCAGGGTATAATCGACAAATTGAAACTGAGAAGACCGATATACAGACGTACTGCTTGCTACGGTCACTTCGGACGGGAAGAAGAAGGGTTCACCTGGGAGATCTGTGACATGGCTGAGGCGATTAAGCGCGAAGCAGGTATCGGTTGA